The following coding sequences are from one Bradyrhizobium sp. WSM471 window:
- a CDS encoding SDR family NAD(P)-dependent oxidoreductase, with product MDLGLKGKNAVVLGGTRGIGRAIAATLAGEGSNVAVCARNADQVAATVTELKAGGIRATGGPVDVTDGAALKSWIESAAKELGGIDMLFSNAGAMAQGHDAASWEQNFRLDLLGAVHAFDAARPFLEASGDKGGDAAFVIISSISAAQADTASSYGPIKAALIHMAKGLARQYAKKKIRVNVVSPGTVYFKGGVWNTIEQNMPERYNDAMKRNPTGRMATPQEIASAAVFLASPVSGFTTGSNLVVDGAISNRVNF from the coding sequence ATGGATCTCGGTCTCAAGGGCAAGAACGCCGTCGTGCTTGGCGGCACGCGCGGCATCGGGCGGGCGATTGCGGCGACGCTGGCCGGCGAAGGCAGCAATGTCGCGGTGTGTGCACGCAACGCCGATCAGGTTGCCGCTACCGTTACGGAGTTGAAGGCCGGCGGGATCCGCGCGACCGGCGGCCCCGTCGATGTCACCGACGGCGCGGCACTGAAATCCTGGATCGAGAGCGCGGCAAAAGAGCTTGGCGGCATCGACATGCTGTTCTCCAACGCGGGCGCGATGGCGCAGGGCCATGACGCCGCATCGTGGGAACAAAATTTTCGGCTCGACCTGCTCGGCGCCGTGCATGCGTTCGACGCCGCGCGGCCGTTCCTCGAGGCCAGCGGCGACAAGGGCGGCGACGCCGCCTTCGTGATCATCTCATCGATCTCCGCGGCGCAAGCGGACACGGCGAGCTCGTACGGCCCGATCAAGGCGGCACTGATCCACATGGCCAAGGGGCTGGCGCGGCAGTACGCGAAGAAGAAGATCCGGGTCAACGTGGTCTCGCCCGGCACCGTCTACTTCAAGGGCGGCGTCTGGAATACGATCGAGCAGAACATGCCCGAGCGCTACAATGATGCGATGAAGCGTAACCCCACCGGCCGCATGGCGACGCCGCAGGAGATCGCGAGCGCGGCGGTGTTTCTGGCAAGCCCGGTGTCGGGGTTCACCACGGGCTCCAATCTCGTCGTGGACGGCGCGATCTCGAACCGGGTGAATTTTTAG
- a CDS encoding CoA transferase — translation MQSPAEILSGIWTAAGGDAAALARVRLTGEEPQIPSSFRVAIAGQTTIAAAGLAAAEIWRLRSGEAQDVSVDLRHAVAECRSERYLRVDDKPPPPAWDAIAGVYRTGDNRFVRCHTNFPHHRDAVCKVLGCEPAREKVQAVLMQWKGEDFETAAYAAGGVVALMRSYDEWSALPQARALAELPLVSIEKIGEAPPKPWPQRPPKGDRPLAGLRVLDLSRVIAGPVAGRTLAAHGADVLLVSGPALPAIPWLTVDTGRGKLTTFIELKSEAGRAQMRALLKDADIFSQGYRPRALAALGFTPEDAATINPGIVYVTLSAYGHAGPWAERRGFDSLVQTTTGFNHAEGQAAGIDGPKELPAQMLDHATGYLMAFGAMMAKACQAREGGSWHVRVSLAQTGRWLWNLGRLENGLNTPDITGEAVHAAFIESMPSGFGTLKAVRHSALLSKTPAQWSRPAMPLGSHPAEWPVTS, via the coding sequence ATGCAAAGCCCCGCCGAAATTCTCAGTGGCATCTGGACCGCCGCCGGCGGTGACGCCGCCGCGCTTGCACGCGTGCGGCTGACGGGCGAGGAGCCGCAAATCCCGTCTTCGTTCCGCGTCGCAATTGCCGGCCAGACGACGATCGCCGCCGCCGGCCTTGCCGCCGCCGAAATCTGGAGATTGCGCAGCGGCGAGGCGCAGGACGTTAGCGTCGACCTGCGCCATGCCGTCGCCGAATGCCGCTCCGAGCGCTACTTGCGCGTCGACGACAAGCCGCCGCCGCCCGCCTGGGACGCCATCGCCGGCGTCTACAGAACCGGCGACAACCGCTTCGTCCGCTGCCACACCAATTTTCCACATCATCGCGACGCCGTCTGCAAGGTCCTCGGCTGCGAACCCGCACGCGAGAAGGTGCAGGCCGTATTGATGCAATGGAAGGGCGAGGATTTCGAGACTGCGGCTTACGCCGCGGGCGGCGTCGTTGCCTTGATGCGCTCCTACGACGAATGGTCGGCGCTGCCGCAGGCCCGCGCGCTCGCCGAATTGCCGCTGGTCTCGATCGAGAAGATCGGCGAGGCCCCGCCAAAGCCGTGGCCGCAACGACCGCCAAAAGGCGATCGCCCGCTCGCGGGCCTGCGCGTGCTCGATCTCTCTCGCGTCATCGCGGGCCCCGTCGCCGGCCGCACGCTCGCTGCGCACGGCGCCGATGTGCTGCTCGTGTCAGGCCCCGCGCTGCCGGCCATTCCGTGGCTGACCGTCGACACCGGCCGCGGCAAGCTCACCACCTTCATCGAGTTGAAGAGTGAGGCCGGCAGAGCGCAGATGCGCGCGCTGTTGAAGGACGCCGACATCTTCTCGCAAGGCTATCGCCCGCGCGCGCTCGCCGCTCTCGGCTTTACGCCGGAGGACGCGGCGACAATCAATCCCGGCATCGTCTACGTGACGTTGTCGGCCTATGGCCATGCCGGTCCCTGGGCGGAACGGCGCGGCTTCGATTCGCTGGTGCAGACCACGACCGGCTTCAACCATGCCGAGGGACAGGCTGCTGGCATCGATGGGCCAAAGGAATTGCCGGCGCAGATGCTCGACCACGCCACCGGCTATCTGATGGCGTTCGGCGCGATGATGGCCAAGGCCTGCCAGGCCCGCGAAGGCGGCAGCTGGCACGTGCGCGTGTCGCTGGCGCAGACCGGGCGCTGGCTGTGGAATCTCGGACGGCTCGAAAATGGCCTGAACACCCCGGACATTACGGGCGAGGCCGTACATGCTGCATTCATCGAGAGCATGCCATCTGGCTTCGGCACGTTGAAGGCGGTGCGCCATTCAGCACTGCTGTCGAAGACGCCGGCGCAATGGAGCCGTCCGGCGATGCCGCTCGGCAGTCATCCGGCAGAGTGGCCCGTGACAAGCTGA
- a CDS encoding efflux RND transporter periplasmic adaptor subunit, whose protein sequence is MVVENTKRLQVLTKQRVITSVVLLALAGAGAYGFLHAGAKEKSHSEISSQSRRNAQNFTPTPSEWATLTIEPVKAKTFRAEYVTEGKVAVDEDRSTPVFSPYAGRVTKLLAKPGEVLKQGQPLFTIEAADTVQAQNDFIAAMSSQNKAKSAIDLADIQFKRAKDLYEGHAIPLKDYQQAEATQVQAQNDMRSSATALEAARNKLRILGFTDQTIKAFQDKGVINPEVTIYSPIAGTVVQRKIGPGQYVNSGASDPVFVVGDLSSVWLTAFVRESDAAAVCVGQDITVNVMALPGRPLTAKVNYVAAAIDPNTRRLLVRATIDNKDGLLKPEMFANVTIYSSGDRAAPAVPKQALIYEADKVRLWVARDDKSVELREIKIGLINGNLVEVTSNLKPGEQVVTKGSLFIDRAASGS, encoded by the coding sequence ATGGTAGTCGAAAATACCAAGCGATTGCAGGTGCTTACAAAACAACGGGTGATTACATCCGTAGTTTTACTAGCTCTTGCCGGTGCCGGGGCCTACGGCTTCCTCCATGCGGGAGCCAAGGAGAAGAGCCACTCCGAGATCTCCAGCCAGTCGCGCAGAAATGCGCAGAACTTCACGCCGACGCCGTCGGAATGGGCGACGCTGACGATCGAGCCGGTCAAGGCCAAGACCTTCCGTGCCGAGTATGTCACCGAGGGCAAGGTCGCAGTCGACGAGGACCGTTCGACGCCGGTGTTTTCGCCCTATGCGGGGCGAGTGACCAAGCTGCTCGCCAAGCCCGGCGAGGTGCTGAAGCAAGGCCAACCGCTGTTCACAATCGAGGCCGCCGACACCGTGCAGGCCCAGAACGATTTCATTGCAGCGATGAGCTCGCAGAATAAGGCGAAGTCGGCGATCGATCTTGCCGATATCCAGTTCAAGCGTGCCAAGGACCTCTACGAGGGCCATGCCATCCCCCTGAAGGACTATCAGCAGGCGGAAGCGACCCAGGTTCAGGCGCAGAACGACATGCGCTCCTCGGCGACGGCGCTGGAAGCCGCGCGCAACAAGCTGCGTATCCTCGGCTTCACGGATCAGACCATCAAGGCGTTCCAGGACAAGGGCGTCATCAACCCGGAAGTCACGATCTATTCGCCGATCGCGGGCACGGTCGTGCAGCGTAAGATCGGCCCCGGCCAGTACGTCAATTCCGGCGCCAGCGATCCGGTCTTCGTGGTCGGCGACCTCTCCTCGGTCTGGCTCACCGCCTTCGTGCGCGAGAGCGATGCGGCTGCCGTGTGCGTCGGGCAGGACATCACCGTCAACGTGATGGCGCTGCCGGGCCGTCCCTTGACCGCCAAGGTCAACTACGTCGCCGCCGCGATCGATCCGAACACCCGTCGCCTGCTGGTCCGCGCCACCATCGACAACAAGGACGGTCTGCTGAAGCCGGAGATGTTCGCCAACGTCACAATCTATTCGTCCGGCGACCGCGCCGCGCCGGCGGTACCGAAGCAGGCCTTGATCTACGAAGCCGACAAGGTCCGACTTTGGGTCGCACGCGACGACAAGTCGGTCGAGCTGCGCGAGATCAAGATCGGTCTCATCAATGGCAACCTCGTCGAGGTCACCAGCAATCTCAAGCCCGGCGAGCAGGTGGTCACCAAAGGCAGCCTGTTCATCGACCGCGCGGCGTCCGGCAGCTGA
- a CDS encoding efflux RND transporter permease subunit: MDRLVALAVNRRFLMVGMFVAVLIGGLIAFNQLNIEAYPDPTPPMVDIVTQSPGLSAEEIERYITIPIETQVAGLKNLTTIRTISLYGLSDVKLQFSFAYTYDEALQQVLNRLAQLAPLPGNVQPQISPLSPIGEIFRYRLVGPPNYSVLDLKTIQDWILQRRFRAVPGVIDVTGWGGKSKTYELQVDFNKLVANGLTLPQLLQAVGNSNVNVGGNTVNIGQQSAVVRGVGLIRSIDDLANTMVSQTNGNPVLVKDVATVTVGQKPRLGIAGLDEADDIVQGIVLMRRGEQSSPTIKRVHQLVQTINDSSILPPGVRIERIYDRGDLIDLTTHTVLHNMVIGILLIVLLQWIFLGDLRSALIVGATIPFALFFAVIILVLRGESANLLSVGAIDFGLIVDATVIMVEAIFRRLTQTTPMSESEQMSSETLFGMKSHAILSAAADVSRSIFFAAAIIIAAFLPLFTLSGVEGNIFGPMARTYAYALAGGLLATFTVTPALSSIILPAHVRETETRVMLILHRIYMPVLHWAVANRGIMLGGAFGLVLMTVALSRLLGLEFLPKLEEGNLWIRATLPPTISLQEGNSYVNEMRKVIRARPEVESVVSQHGRPDDGTDAAGFFNAEFFAPLKPASQWPGTRDKEELTAQLLKQLDDRFPGVEFNFSQYLQDNVSEAVSGVKGENSIKLFGSDLQALTDTANKIKSVLATVQGVTDLAVFTSLGQPTIQIDINRAKAARYGLAPGDINATIKVAIGGDTAGDIYEAGSDRHFPIIVRLAPEFRRSAEAIQNLRIGAPGPNGTVTQIPLSEVATISLVSGAAYIYREQQERYLPIKFSVRERDLGSAIREAQQKIADQVQLPPGAHMDWVGEFGNLQDAIRRLSIVVPISLALIGVLLWFNFGSMTDTLLAMSVIPMAIFGGVLGLLITGTAFSVSAAIGFIALFGIAVMDGIIILSQFNQLIEEGMDRMSAVIRTGELQLRPVLMTCVVAGIGLLPAALSEGIGSQVQKPLAVVVVTGMMLAPVVILVTLPVLISFFSRRAR; this comes from the coding sequence ATGGATCGCCTCGTCGCCCTTGCCGTCAACCGGCGCTTCCTGATGGTCGGGATGTTCGTCGCCGTGCTCATCGGCGGCCTGATCGCGTTCAACCAGCTCAACATCGAGGCTTATCCCGATCCGACCCCGCCGATGGTCGACATCGTGACGCAGAGTCCGGGCCTGTCGGCGGAGGAGATCGAGCGCTACATCACGATTCCGATCGAGACCCAGGTCGCAGGTCTGAAGAACCTCACGACCATTCGCACCATCTCGCTCTACGGCCTCTCCGACGTCAAACTGCAGTTCTCCTTCGCTTACACCTATGACGAGGCGTTGCAGCAGGTCTTGAACCGCCTGGCGCAGCTCGCGCCACTGCCCGGCAACGTGCAGCCGCAGATCTCGCCGCTCAGTCCAATTGGCGAAATCTTCCGCTACCGTCTCGTCGGCCCGCCGAATTACAGCGTGCTCGACCTCAAGACCATCCAGGACTGGATTCTCCAGCGGCGCTTCCGTGCCGTGCCCGGCGTAATCGACGTCACCGGGTGGGGCGGCAAGAGCAAGACCTACGAGCTCCAGGTCGACTTCAACAAGCTGGTCGCCAACGGCCTGACGCTGCCGCAATTGCTTCAGGCGGTCGGCAATTCCAACGTCAATGTCGGCGGCAACACCGTCAATATCGGTCAGCAATCGGCCGTGGTGCGCGGCGTCGGCCTGATCCGCTCGATCGACGACCTCGCCAACACCATGGTCTCGCAGACCAACGGCAATCCGGTGCTGGTCAAGGACGTCGCCACCGTCACCGTCGGCCAGAAGCCACGTCTCGGCATTGCCGGCCTCGACGAGGCCGACGACATCGTGCAAGGCATCGTCCTGATGCGTCGTGGCGAGCAGAGCTCGCCGACCATCAAGCGCGTGCACCAGCTCGTTCAAACCATCAACGACTCCAGCATCCTGCCGCCCGGCGTGCGTATCGAGCGCATCTACGACCGTGGCGACCTGATCGACCTCACGACCCACACCGTGCTGCACAACATGGTGATCGGCATTCTGCTGATCGTGCTGCTGCAGTGGATCTTCCTCGGCGATCTCCGCAGCGCGCTGATCGTCGGCGCCACCATTCCGTTCGCGCTGTTCTTCGCGGTGATCATCCTGGTGCTGCGTGGGGAATCGGCGAACCTGCTGTCGGTCGGCGCGATCGATTTCGGCCTGATCGTCGATGCCACCGTCATCATGGTCGAGGCAATCTTCCGGCGCCTGACCCAGACGACGCCGATGTCGGAATCCGAACAGATGTCGTCCGAGACGCTGTTCGGCATGAAAAGCCACGCCATCCTCAGCGCGGCGGCCGATGTCTCACGTTCGATCTTCTTCGCCGCGGCGATCATCATCGCGGCCTTCCTGCCGCTGTTCACGCTCTCCGGCGTCGAGGGCAACATCTTCGGGCCGATGGCGCGCACCTATGCCTACGCGCTGGCCGGCGGTCTGCTTGCGACCTTCACCGTCACTCCGGCGCTGTCCTCGATCATCCTGCCCGCGCACGTCAGGGAGACCGAGACCAGGGTGATGCTGATCCTGCATCGGATCTACATGCCGGTGCTGCATTGGGCGGTCGCCAACCGCGGCATCATGCTCGGTGGCGCGTTCGGCCTCGTGCTGATGACGGTTGCGCTCAGCCGGTTGCTTGGCCTCGAATTCCTGCCGAAGCTGGAGGAGGGCAATCTCTGGATCCGCGCCACGCTGCCGCCGACCATCTCGCTCCAGGAAGGCAACTCCTACGTCAACGAGATGCGCAAGGTGATCCGCGCGCGGCCTGAAGTGGAATCCGTGGTGTCGCAGCACGGCCGCCCCGATGACGGCACCGACGCCGCCGGCTTCTTCAACGCCGAGTTCTTCGCGCCGCTCAAGCCCGCGAGCCAATGGCCCGGCACCCGCGACAAGGAAGAGCTGACCGCGCAGCTGCTCAAGCAGCTCGACGATCGCTTCCCCGGCGTCGAGTTCAACTTCTCGCAATATCTCCAGGACAACGTCTCCGAAGCCGTCTCCGGCGTGAAGGGCGAGAACTCGATCAAGCTGTTCGGCAGCGATCTCCAGGCGCTGACCGACACCGCCAACAAGATCAAGTCGGTGCTGGCAACCGTGCAGGGCGTCACCGACCTTGCCGTGTTCACCTCACTGGGGCAGCCGACCATCCAGATCGACATCAACCGTGCCAAGGCCGCGCGCTATGGCCTTGCGCCGGGCGACATCAACGCTACCATCAAGGTCGCGATCGGCGGCGACACCGCCGGCGACATCTACGAGGCCGGAAGCGACCGCCACTTCCCGATCATCGTTCGTCTTGCGCCGGAATTCCGCAGGAGCGCAGAGGCGATCCAGAATTTGCGGATCGGCGCGCCCGGACCGAACGGCACCGTCACGCAGATCCCCCTGAGCGAGGTCGCCACCATCAGCCTGGTCTCGGGTGCCGCCTACATTTATCGCGAGCAGCAGGAGCGCTATCTCCCGATCAAGTTCTCGGTACGTGAACGCGACCTCGGCAGCGCCATCCGCGAGGCGCAGCAGAAGATCGCCGATCAAGTGCAGCTGCCGCCCGGCGCGCACATGGACTGGGTCGGCGAATTCGGCAATCTCCAGGACGCGATCCGGCGATTGTCGATCGTGGTGCCGATCTCGCTCGCGCTGATCGGCGTCCTGCTCTGGTTCAATTTCGGCTCGATGACCGACACGCTGCTCGCCATGAGCGTGATCCCGATGGCGATCTTCGGCGGCGTGCTCGGTCTCTTGATCACCGGCACCGCCTTCAGTGTCTCGGCGGCGATCGGCTTCATCGCGCTGTTCGGTATCGCCGTGATGGACGGCATCATCATCCTGTCGCAGTTCAACCAGCTCATCGAAGAGGGCATGGACCGCATGAGCGCGGTGATACGCACCGGCGAATTGCAGCTTCGGCCGGTGCTGATGACCTGCGTCGTCGCCGGCATCGGCCTGTTGCCGGCCGCGCTGTCGGAAGGCATCGGCTCGCAGGTGCAGAAGCCCCTCGCGGTGGTCGTGGTGACTGGCATGATGCTGGCGCCGGTCGTGATCCTGGTGACGCTGCCGGTGCTGATCTCCTTCTTCTCCCGCCGCGCACGCTGA
- a CDS encoding amidohydrolase family protein, translated as MLSRRSVLLASLAAGVAMSNKAHARAAQPATPVNFDVPAHACDCHTHIHGDVEKFPFFAGRVYTPEPASPEEMAALHKALHIERVVIVTPSVYGTDNSSTLFGMKARGAAARGVAVIDDKTTDAQLDTMQTDGFRGVRLNLATGGVNDPNVGRPRFTAAVERMKARGWHVQLYTTLPMISAIKDLVETAPVPVVFDHFGGLEASLGLEQPGFADLVALVKSGKAYVKISGAYRSSKLAPDYQDMAPYARALIAANADRIVWGTDWPHPDSSRVEGRKATDIAPLYQIDDGRLLNQLPVWAPDADVRKKILVDNPAQLYGF; from the coding sequence ATGCTCAGCCGACGCAGCGTCCTGCTTGCCTCCCTTGCCGCCGGAGTTGCCATGTCCAACAAAGCCCACGCACGTGCCGCGCAGCCCGCCACGCCGGTCAATTTCGACGTCCCTGCCCATGCCTGCGACTGTCACACCCACATCCATGGCGATGTCGAGAAGTTTCCGTTTTTTGCCGGCCGCGTCTACACGCCGGAGCCGGCGAGCCCCGAAGAAATGGCCGCGTTGCACAAGGCACTGCATATCGAGCGCGTGGTGATCGTGACACCGAGTGTCTACGGCACCGATAATTCCTCGACGCTGTTCGGCATGAAGGCGCGTGGCGCGGCCGCGCGCGGGGTCGCCGTGATCGACGACAAAACGACCGACGCCCAGCTCGACACGATGCAAACAGACGGCTTTCGCGGTGTCCGCCTCAATCTCGCGACCGGCGGCGTCAACGACCCCAATGTCGGCCGGCCGCGCTTCACCGCCGCAGTCGAGCGCATGAAGGCGCGCGGCTGGCACGTGCAGCTCTACACCACGCTTCCCATGATCTCCGCGATCAAGGACCTCGTCGAGACGGCGCCGGTCCCCGTCGTATTCGACCATTTCGGCGGCCTCGAGGCCTCGCTTGGGCTGGAGCAGCCGGGATTTGCCGACCTGGTCGCGCTGGTGAAATCCGGCAAGGCCTATGTTAAGATTTCCGGCGCCTATCGCTCCTCGAAGCTGGCGCCCGACTATCAGGACATGGCGCCCTATGCGCGCGCACTGATCGCGGCGAATGCGGACCGCATCGTCTGGGGGACTGATTGGCCGCATCCGGATTCGAGCCGTGTCGAGGGACGCAAAGCCACCGACATCGCGCCGCTTTACCAGATCGACGACGGCCGCCTGCTCAACCAGCTTCCGGTGTGGGCGCCGGATGCGGATGTACGCAAGAAGATCCTGGTCGATAACCCGGCGCAACTCTACGGGTTTTGA
- a CDS encoding addiction module antidote protein codes for MPKAAKTTVKAASRTTRFDAADYLNTEERQAAYIAAALETGDADFVRDALGLVARARGMSAIAKKAGLNRESLYKALGETGNPEFGTVMRIVGALGLTLSAQPATSGRMSKRRRAA; via the coding sequence ATGCCAAAGGCAGCGAAAACGACCGTCAAGGCGGCATCCAGGACGACGCGCTTCGACGCCGCCGACTATCTCAACACAGAAGAACGTCAGGCCGCCTATATTGCGGCCGCATTGGAGACCGGCGATGCTGATTTCGTGCGCGACGCACTCGGCCTTGTCGCTCGTGCGCGCGGCATGAGCGCGATCGCGAAGAAAGCCGGCTTGAACCGCGAAAGCCTGTACAAGGCGCTCGGAGAGACCGGGAATCCTGAGTTTGGCACGGTCATGCGCATTGTCGGAGCGTTAGGCCTGACATTGTCCGCCCAACCCGCGACAAGCGGGCGAATGTCGAAGCGCCGCCGAGCGGCTTGA